In Amycolatopsis endophytica, the following are encoded in one genomic region:
- the pdxR gene encoding MocR-like pyridoxine biosynthesis transcription factor PdxR, which yields MPQSATALPVTLDREAPTPLAVQLADALRDAAAAGHLRGGDRLPSTRALAARLGVSRTVTSAAYEQLHAEGWITGRHGSGTYVTTSPPSDRPVHRIVPGEIAEPDELLDLTPGTPWAGGIDRAAWRRAWRAAADTAPLTRAHRAGLPEYRAAIAEHLLRHRGLAVGTDSVLATGGTTSAVLELAGAIFQAGDTIAVEEPGYQRAVQAFLSAGLEVVGIPVDNEGLRTDAIPAGVRGVYCSPAHQYPMGSRLNAARRVELVERARAENMLVIEDDYDGELRFDVAPLPLLAALAPDVVLHLGTTSKILTPTLGAGWMVAPAAVTSMVLAYRDRTGTRPSPAGQRVLIELARHGDLGRHLRKLRRELSERRVVLVSALRQGGVPVLGDDAGAHLVVPFPSAAAERERLAAGRARGIRLDGLARHFAGTPTAFGAAIGYAGCSREALAGALDTLVGLLR from the coding sequence GTGCCGCAGTCCGCCACCGCGCTGCCCGTCACCCTTGACCGCGAGGCGCCGACCCCGCTGGCGGTGCAGCTCGCCGACGCCCTGCGCGACGCGGCCGCCGCCGGCCACCTGCGTGGCGGGGACCGGCTGCCCTCCACCCGTGCGCTGGCCGCCCGGCTCGGCGTCAGCCGCACGGTGACCTCCGCGGCCTACGAACAGCTGCACGCCGAAGGCTGGATCACCGGCCGCCACGGATCCGGCACCTACGTCACCACTTCACCACCCAGCGACCGCCCCGTCCACCGGATCGTCCCCGGCGAGATCGCCGAGCCGGACGAGCTGCTCGACCTCACCCCGGGCACGCCGTGGGCGGGCGGCATCGACCGGGCCGCGTGGCGCCGGGCCTGGCGCGCGGCCGCCGACACCGCGCCGCTGACGCGTGCCCACCGCGCGGGCCTGCCGGAGTACCGGGCCGCGATCGCCGAGCACCTGCTGCGTCACCGCGGGCTGGCGGTCGGCACCGACTCCGTCCTGGCCACCGGCGGCACCACCAGCGCGGTGCTCGAACTGGCCGGTGCGATCTTCCAGGCCGGCGACACGATCGCCGTGGAGGAACCCGGTTACCAGCGTGCGGTGCAGGCATTCCTGAGCGCCGGGCTCGAGGTGGTCGGCATCCCGGTCGACAACGAAGGCCTGCGTACGGACGCGATCCCGGCCGGTGTCCGCGGCGTGTACTGCTCGCCCGCGCACCAGTACCCGATGGGATCGCGGCTGAACGCGGCACGCCGGGTCGAGCTGGTCGAGCGGGCGCGGGCCGAGAACATGCTGGTCATCGAGGACGACTACGACGGTGAGCTGCGGTTCGACGTCGCCCCGCTGCCGCTGCTGGCCGCGCTCGCGCCCGATGTCGTGCTGCACCTGGGCACCACGAGCAAGATCCTCACCCCGACGCTCGGCGCCGGGTGGATGGTCGCGCCCGCGGCGGTCACGTCGATGGTGCTGGCCTACCGCGACCGCACCGGAACCAGGCCCTCACCCGCCGGACAGCGGGTTCTGATCGAGCTGGCCCGCCACGGCGACCTGGGCCGTCACCTGCGGAAACTGCGTCGGGAGCTGTCCGAGCGGCGGGTGGTGCTGGTGTCCGCGCTGCGGCAGGGCGGCGTTCCCGTGCTGGGCGACGACGCGGGCGCGCACCTGGTCGTGCCGTTCCCGTCCGCCGCGGCCGAGCGTGAGCGTCTCGCGGCCGGGCGCGCCCGCGGCATCCGGCTCGACGGCCTCGCCCGCCACTTCGCCGGAACCCCGACGGCCTTCGGCGCGGCGATCGGGTACGCGGGCTGTTCCCGTGAGGCGCTGGCCGGTGCGCTGGACACGCTGGTGGGCTTACTGCGCTGA
- a CDS encoding pyridoxamine 5'-phosphate oxidase family protein, giving the protein MSTLSPTPRSTLTRKKDRAATDRERLYEVLDGGLICHLGLVLHGSPVVLPTGYGREGDTLYFHGSTGAGNLREAARGIDVCVTVTLLDGLVYARSLNNHSMNYRSAVVHGTARLVTGEEKMHGLRAVTEHLTPGSWDHARAVNAKELASVSVLALDLSEASVKIRSGEPIEEPEDLDSHDIWAGVVPVRTTLGEPVPAPYLPADAPVPAHVLDRKLS; this is encoded by the coding sequence ATGAGCACACTCTCGCCGACCCCGCGCAGCACCCTGACCCGGAAGAAGGACCGGGCCGCGACCGATCGCGAGCGCCTGTACGAGGTGCTCGACGGCGGCCTGATCTGCCACCTCGGGCTCGTGCTGCACGGCTCCCCGGTGGTGCTGCCGACCGGCTACGGGCGCGAGGGCGACACACTGTACTTCCACGGATCGACCGGCGCGGGCAACCTCCGCGAGGCGGCGCGGGGCATCGACGTGTGCGTGACGGTCACCCTGCTCGACGGGCTCGTCTACGCGCGCTCGCTGAACAACCACTCGATGAACTACCGCAGCGCCGTCGTGCACGGAACCGCCCGGCTGGTGACCGGCGAGGAAAAGATGCACGGCCTGCGGGCGGTGACCGAGCACCTGACGCCGGGCTCGTGGGACCACGCCCGCGCGGTGAACGCGAAAGAACTGGCGTCGGTTTCGGTGCTGGCACTGGACCTTTCCGAGGCGTCGGTGAAGATCCGCTCCGGGGAGCCGATCGAGGAGCCGGAGGACCTGGACAGCCACGACATCTGGGCCGGTGTGGTGCCGGTCCGGACCACGCTCGGGGAGCCGGTGCCCGCCCCGTACCTGCCCGCGGATGCGCCGGTTCCGGCTCACGTGCTCGACCGGAAACTGTCGTAG
- a CDS encoding AAA family ATPase, whose amino-acid sequence MLTTLAVENYRSLRDLVLPLSRLTVVTGVNGTGKSNLYRALRLLADAGRNGAVAALAREGGLPSTLWAGPEAVGKRATVQGTVRTKPVGLRLGFGGDEFGYALDFGLPVPNKDPDRPTLFNLDPEFKRESLWCGPVLRQTAVLADRAGPSVRVRDESGAWAAASRIGLTDSMLSELGDPRACPELMIVRERLRSWRFYDQFRTDAGAPARQDRIGTRTTVLGHDGADLAAALRTIQEFGDDEALAEAVSDAFPRSRVEVVGADGLLRLRFHQHGLLRPLGAAELSDGTLRYLLWVAALLSPRPPELLVLNEPETSLHPDLLPALAALIVKASRRAQVVVVSHARPLVVALSEDATTLELEKSFGATAVSGQGRLDRPSWHWPKR is encoded by the coding sequence GTGCTGACCACGCTGGCCGTCGAGAACTACCGCTCGCTGCGGGATCTCGTGCTGCCGTTGTCCCGGCTGACGGTCGTCACCGGCGTCAACGGCACCGGGAAGTCCAACCTGTATCGCGCATTGAGGCTGCTCGCCGACGCCGGGCGCAACGGCGCGGTCGCGGCGCTCGCTCGTGAGGGCGGGCTGCCCTCGACGTTGTGGGCCGGGCCGGAGGCGGTGGGCAAACGCGCGACCGTGCAGGGAACGGTGCGGACGAAGCCGGTCGGGCTGCGGCTCGGATTCGGTGGCGACGAGTTCGGGTACGCGCTGGACTTCGGTCTGCCGGTGCCGAACAAGGATCCGGACCGCCCCACGCTGTTCAACCTGGATCCGGAGTTCAAGCGGGAGAGCCTGTGGTGCGGGCCGGTTCTGCGGCAGACGGCGGTGCTCGCCGATCGCGCGGGGCCGTCGGTCCGGGTGCGGGACGAGTCGGGCGCCTGGGCGGCGGCGTCGCGTATCGGGCTGACCGACAGCATGCTCAGCGAACTGGGCGATCCGCGGGCCTGCCCGGAGCTGATGATCGTGCGGGAACGGTTGCGGTCGTGGCGGTTCTACGACCAGTTCCGCACCGACGCCGGGGCGCCGGCGCGGCAGGACCGCATCGGCACCCGCACCACGGTGCTCGGCCATGACGGCGCCGATCTGGCCGCGGCGCTGCGGACGATCCAGGAGTTCGGCGACGACGAGGCACTGGCCGAAGCGGTGTCGGACGCCTTCCCTCGGTCGCGCGTCGAAGTGGTGGGTGCGGACGGCCTGCTGCGGTTGCGGTTCCACCAGCACGGTCTGCTGCGCCCGCTCGGGGCCGCCGAACTGTCGGACGGCACGTTGCGATACCTGTTGTGGGTGGCGGCGCTGCTGAGCCCGCGGCCGCCGGAGTTGCTGGTGCTCAACGAACCTGAGACCAGCCTGCACCCCGACCTGTTGCCCGCGCTGGCCGCGTTGATCGTCAAGGCGTCGCGGCGCGCGCAGGTCGTCGTGGTGTCCCACGCGCGGCCGCTGGTCGTCGCGTTGTCCGAGGACGCCACGACGCTGGAACTGGAGAAGAGCTTCGGCGCGACGGCGGTGTCCGGGCAGGGCAGGCTCGACCGGCCGTCGTGGCACTGGCCGAAACGCTGA
- a CDS encoding cysteine dioxygenase: MFAVPDNTLALTEKPVLRHPVRVALEVAADRERWRHLLRYDPDERFSTLVEARDDEEIWLMGWLPGQRADLHDHGRSTGAFTVVSGRLSETVARRGVTEVHALSAGQSRVFGPGYVHEVRNDGPDPAISVHVYRSGGRVMRSYHLDPVSGPIRD; the protein is encoded by the coding sequence ATGTTCGCCGTTCCGGACAACACCCTCGCCCTGACCGAAAAGCCCGTGCTGCGCCATCCGGTGCGCGTCGCACTCGAAGTCGCCGCCGACCGGGAACGCTGGCGCCACCTGCTGCGCTACGACCCCGACGAGCGGTTCTCCACCCTCGTCGAGGCGCGTGACGACGAGGAAATCTGGCTGATGGGCTGGCTTCCCGGCCAGCGGGCCGACCTGCACGACCACGGGCGTTCGACGGGCGCCTTCACGGTGGTGAGCGGTCGCCTGAGCGAAACCGTCGCGCGGCGCGGGGTGACCGAGGTGCATGCGCTGTCCGCGGGGCAGTCGCGGGTGTTCGGCCCCGGCTACGTGCACGAGGTGCGCAACGACGGCCCGGACCCGGCGATCAGCGTCCATGTCTACCGCAGCGGCGGCAGGGTCATGCGGTCCTACCACCTCGACCCCGTCAGCGGCCCGATCCGGGACTGA
- a CDS encoding NAD(P)H-dependent glycerol-3-phosphate dehydrogenase, with product MVQRITVLGAGSWGTAFAKVLADAGRDVTMWARREEVAGEIRDRHTNSGYLPGIDLPDRLTATHDPGDALSGAEAVVLAVPSQSLRANLSGWRELLPSGAVLVSLAKGVELGTLKRMSEVIAEISGVSGNEIVVVSGPNLAREIAQGQPAGAVLACTDHDRAVAIQQASFNSYFRPYTNTDVVGCEVGGAAKNVIALSCGMAVGMGLGANTTATLITRGLAEMARLGTKLGADPLTFAGLAGVGDLVATCSSPLSRNRTFGERLGRGETLEQAQAAAGGQVAEGVMSCTSIRELARKHGVDMPITDAMHRVCHEGADPRQAGAELLGRRQKHEWS from the coding sequence ATGGTGCAGCGCATCACCGTGCTCGGCGCGGGTTCGTGGGGCACGGCGTTCGCCAAGGTGCTCGCCGACGCGGGCCGGGACGTGACGATGTGGGCCCGGCGTGAAGAGGTCGCCGGGGAAATCCGGGACCGGCACACGAACAGCGGGTATCTGCCGGGGATCGATCTGCCGGACCGGCTCACCGCGACGCACGATCCGGGCGACGCGTTGTCCGGTGCGGAGGCCGTGGTGCTGGCCGTGCCGAGCCAGAGCCTGCGCGCGAACCTGTCCGGGTGGCGGGAGCTGCTGCCCTCCGGTGCGGTCCTGGTCAGCCTCGCCAAGGGGGTCGAACTCGGCACGCTCAAGCGGATGAGCGAGGTGATCGCCGAGATCAGCGGGGTGTCCGGGAACGAGATCGTGGTGGTGTCCGGGCCGAACCTGGCACGCGAGATCGCGCAGGGGCAGCCGGCCGGAGCGGTGCTGGCGTGCACCGACCACGACCGCGCGGTGGCGATCCAGCAGGCCAGCTTCAACTCCTACTTCCGGCCCTACACCAACACCGACGTGGTGGGCTGCGAGGTCGGCGGCGCCGCGAAGAACGTCATCGCGCTGAGCTGCGGGATGGCCGTCGGCATGGGCTTGGGCGCCAACACCACGGCGACGCTGATCACCCGAGGACTGGCCGAGATGGCGCGTCTGGGCACGAAGCTGGGAGCCGACCCGCTGACCTTCGCCGGGCTGGCCGGGGTCGGCGACCTGGTGGCGACGTGCTCGTCCCCGTTGTCGCGCAACCGCACCTTCGGCGAGCGGCTCGGCCGGGGCGAGACGCTGGAGCAGGCGCAGGCCGCGGCGGGCGGCCAGGTCGCCGAGGGCGTGATGTCGTGCACGTCGATCCGCGAACTGGCGCGCAAGCACGGAGTCGACATGCCGATCACCGACGCGATGCACCGGGTCTGCCACGAGGGCGCGGACCCCCGCCAGGCCGGCGCGGAACTGCTCGGCCGACGCCAGAAACACGAATGGTCCTAG
- a CDS encoding lysophospholipid acyltransferase family protein produces the protein MAGREKGGFWVGAAAVLFYPVSWIGKRVYTHGERIPREGPAILVMNHVSHMDPAVDAVFVHRQKRVPRFLAKESLARTPVFGKILIGAGSIPVYRGSAQAGDSLRAAHQALTEGKLVVIYPEGTITKDPQGWPKKSHTGVARLALDNDVPVIPVARWGTHQILDFYHKKLRLFPRKTVTHAVGEPVDLSAYRDKPQTGAVLREVTELLMERVTGLLADVRGEQPPARKPEAAD, from the coding sequence TTGGCCGGTCGCGAGAAGGGCGGGTTCTGGGTCGGAGCCGCCGCGGTGCTGTTCTACCCGGTGAGCTGGATCGGGAAACGGGTCTACACGCATGGTGAGCGCATCCCGCGGGAGGGGCCGGCGATCCTCGTGATGAACCACGTCTCGCACATGGACCCCGCCGTGGACGCCGTGTTCGTCCACCGGCAGAAGCGTGTCCCGCGGTTCCTGGCCAAGGAGAGCCTCGCCAGGACCCCGGTGTTCGGCAAGATCCTCATCGGCGCGGGCAGCATCCCCGTCTACCGCGGTTCGGCGCAGGCGGGGGACAGTCTCCGCGCCGCGCACCAGGCGCTCACCGAGGGCAAGCTCGTCGTCATCTACCCCGAGGGCACCATCACGAAGGACCCGCAGGGCTGGCCGAAGAAGTCGCACACCGGGGTGGCGCGGCTCGCGCTGGACAACGACGTGCCGGTGATCCCGGTCGCGCGCTGGGGCACCCATCAGATCCTGGACTTCTACCACAAGAAGCTGCGTCTGTTCCCGCGCAAGACCGTGACGCACGCGGTGGGCGAGCCGGTCGACCTGTCCGCCTACCGGGACAAGCCGCAGACCGGCGCGGTGCTGCGGGAGGTCACGGAACTGCTGATGGAGCGGGTCACCGGACTGCTGGCCGACGTTCGCGGCGAGCAGCCGCCCGCGCGCAAACCCGAGGCGGCGGACTGA
- the cofC gene encoding 2-phospho-L-lactate guanylyltransferase produces the protein MPMKQPRAGKSRLRGAVDEREHPALVLALARDTLAAATAAGVRRVVVVAADPAAVSGLRRPGVEIVAERGPAGLNSALRHGEELLREHDPGAVVGAIQADLPALRPEELAAALAEAAGRRLFAADAEGTGTTLLLSAAGEPLAPRFGPGSALAHAASGAVPLRLAAPSLRRDVDTPADLEEARELGVGEHTRALLCAQEVA, from the coding sequence ATGCCGATGAAACAGCCCCGCGCGGGCAAGTCCCGTCTGCGTGGCGCGGTCGACGAGCGCGAACACCCCGCGCTCGTGCTGGCACTGGCCCGGGACACCCTGGCCGCCGCGACCGCCGCGGGCGTGCGCCGCGTGGTGGTGGTCGCCGCCGATCCGGCTGCCGTGTCCGGTTTGCGCCGTCCCGGTGTGGAAATCGTCGCTGAGCGGGGGCCCGCCGGGCTGAACTCCGCGCTGCGGCACGGTGAGGAACTGCTGCGCGAGCACGATCCGGGGGCGGTGGTGGGGGCGATCCAGGCCGATCTGCCCGCTTTGCGCCCCGAGGAACTGGCCGCGGCGCTCGCCGAAGCCGCCGGCCGTCGCCTGTTCGCCGCCGACGCCGAGGGCACCGGCACCACCCTGCTGCTGTCGGCGGCGGGCGAACCACTCGCCCCGCGGTTCGGTCCCGGCTCGGCGCTCGCGCACGCGGCGTCCGGCGCCGTGCCGCTGCGGCTGGCGGCCCCCAGCCTGAGGCGGGACGTGGACACCCCGGCCGACCTGGAGGAGGCCCGCGAGCTCGGGGTGGGTGAGCACACGCGGGCGTTGCTCTGCGCACAGGAGGTGGCGTGA
- a CDS encoding RNA degradosome polyphosphate kinase, which produces MSSDEILPPATTPSASGEPAAPTRFRAIPSAPPAVTPPSEAPPVTLPDDRYFNRELSWQDFNARVLALAEDASQPLLERAKFLAIFASNLDEFYMVRVAGLKRRDETGLPVRSADGLTPREQLAYIAKRNQDLVERHTAAFEEHVRPELAKQDISIVCWADLDPAEQARLSDYFTEQIFPVLTPLAVDPAHPFPYISGLSLNLAVTVRDPDLGTERFARVKVPNNVPRLIRVEQQRETRVATFLPLEELIAAHLGELFTGMEVTEHHVFRVTRNADVDVDEDRDEDLLQALERELAQRRFGPPVRLEVANDMSEHVLDLLLRELEVDPHDVVEVPGLLDLTCLTQLSSLDRKELKDRPFVPATHPAFGEHETPKSVFATLREGDVLVHHPYDSFSTSVQRFIEQAAGDDKVLAIKQTLYRTSGDSPIVNALIDAAEAGKQVVALVEIKARFDEEANITWARTLERAGVHVVYGLVGLKTHCKVAMVVRQEGATIRRYCHLGTGNYNPKTARLYEDVGLLTADPDIGADVTDLFNVLTGYSRQDTYRNILTSPAGIRRGILRLIDEEIEHRHAGEEAHIRLKCNSLVDEQIIDALYRASREGVPVEIVVRGICALKPGVPGLSENISVRSILGRFLEHSRIFHFLAGRTYWIGSADMMHRNLDRRIEAMVQVKDPKLTAQLDEILDSALDPATRCWVLTDSGEWQPSPADTTQVRDHQTELLKKHGANG; this is translated from the coding sequence GTGAGCAGCGACGAGATCCTTCCCCCGGCAACGACCCCCTCGGCGTCCGGCGAGCCCGCCGCGCCCACGAGATTCCGCGCGATCCCGTCCGCGCCCCCGGCGGTGACGCCGCCGTCGGAAGCGCCGCCCGTGACCCTGCCCGACGACCGCTACTTCAACCGCGAGCTGTCGTGGCAGGACTTCAACGCCCGCGTGCTGGCACTGGCCGAGGACGCCTCCCAGCCGCTGCTGGAGCGGGCCAAGTTCCTGGCCATCTTCGCGTCCAATTTGGACGAGTTCTACATGGTCCGGGTGGCCGGGCTGAAACGCCGCGACGAGACGGGCCTGCCCGTGCGCAGCGCCGACGGGCTGACCCCGCGCGAGCAGCTGGCCTACATCGCCAAGCGCAACCAGGACCTGGTCGAGCGCCACACCGCCGCGTTCGAGGAGCATGTGCGCCCGGAACTGGCGAAGCAGGACATCTCGATCGTCTGCTGGGCCGACCTGGATCCGGCCGAGCAGGCGCGCCTGTCGGACTACTTCACCGAACAGATCTTCCCGGTGCTCACCCCGCTCGCGGTCGACCCGGCGCACCCCTTCCCCTACATCTCGGGGCTGTCGCTGAACCTCGCGGTCACCGTCCGCGATCCGGACCTGGGCACCGAACGGTTCGCCCGCGTGAAGGTGCCGAACAACGTGCCGCGCCTGATCCGCGTGGAGCAGCAGCGGGAAACGCGAGTGGCGACGTTCCTTCCCCTGGAGGAGCTGATCGCGGCGCACCTCGGTGAGTTGTTCACCGGCATGGAGGTCACCGAGCACCACGTCTTCCGCGTGACCCGCAACGCCGACGTGGACGTGGACGAGGACCGCGACGAGGACCTGCTGCAGGCGCTGGAGCGGGAGCTGGCGCAGCGCCGGTTCGGTCCGCCGGTGCGCCTGGAGGTCGCCAACGACATGAGCGAGCACGTGCTCGATCTGCTGCTGCGCGAGCTGGAGGTCGACCCGCACGACGTCGTCGAGGTGCCCGGCCTGCTGGACCTGACGTGCCTGACCCAGCTCTCCAGCCTGGACCGCAAGGAACTGAAGGACCGCCCTTTCGTCCCGGCCACGCACCCGGCGTTCGGTGAGCACGAGACGCCGAAGAGCGTTTTCGCCACGCTGCGCGAAGGTGACGTGCTCGTGCACCACCCGTACGACTCGTTCTCCACGAGCGTGCAGCGGTTCATCGAGCAGGCCGCCGGGGACGACAAGGTGCTGGCGATCAAGCAGACCCTCTACCGGACGTCCGGTGACTCCCCGATCGTCAACGCGCTCATCGACGCGGCCGAGGCCGGCAAGCAGGTCGTGGCGCTCGTGGAGATCAAGGCGCGGTTCGACGAGGAGGCCAACATCACCTGGGCCCGTACGCTGGAGCGTGCCGGCGTGCACGTGGTGTACGGGCTGGTGGGGTTGAAGACGCACTGCAAGGTGGCGATGGTGGTGCGCCAGGAGGGGGCGACGATCCGGCGCTACTGCCACCTCGGCACCGGCAACTACAACCCGAAGACGGCGCGTCTCTACGAGGACGTCGGCCTGCTGACGGCCGATCCGGACATCGGCGCCGACGTCACCGACCTGTTCAACGTGCTGACCGGGTACTCGCGGCAGGACACCTACCGCAACATCCTCACCTCGCCCGCCGGGATCCGTCGCGGCATCCTGCGGCTGATCGACGAGGAAATCGAGCACAGGCACGCAGGCGAGGAGGCGCACATTCGCCTCAAGTGCAACTCGCTGGTCGACGAGCAAATCATCGACGCGCTCTACCGGGCATCGCGCGAGGGCGTTCCGGTCGAGATCGTGGTCCGGGGTATTTGCGCGCTCAAACCCGGCGTGCCCGGACTGTCGGAGAACATTTCCGTGCGCTCCATTCTCGGCCGGTTCCTGGAGCATTCCCGCATCTTCCATTTCCTCGCGGGGCGCACCTACTGGATCGGCAGCGCGGACATGATGCACCGCAACCTCGACCGCCGGATCGAGGCGATGGTGCAGGTCAAGGACCCGAAGCTGACGGCGCAGCTGGACGAGATCCTCGATTCGGCGCTGGATCCGGCCACCCGCTGCTGGGTGCTGACCGACAGCGGCGAGTGGCAGCCCTCGCCCGCGGACACCACACAGGTCCGCGACCACCAGACCGAGTTGTTGAAGAAGCACGGGGCCAACGGGTGA
- a CDS encoding NUDIX hydrolase, which yields MSSVRVRAAGAVLWRTGRDGVEVAIAHRPRYDDWSLPKGKLDDGETVPAAAVREIEEETGFRAVLGRHLMTVRYRVPAGPKIVDYFSAAAASGSFSPNEEVDELRWLSPVEAAGLLSYDSDRSVLDAFTALPAGLSTLLLVRHAKAGKRDEWLGDDDLRPLSAAGARQAAALRALLPLFGPDRVVSAPRLRCEQTVHGLADDLGVMVEHENLVAEEFYWDDPVAGLARLLGFVAGGATPVVCSQGGVIPDVVWSLAVRDDVRLPVEDDERVPSKKGSLWVLSFQASPGNGGPRLVAADYLPTALPTPVSSSA from the coding sequence GTGAGTTCTGTTCGTGTCCGCGCCGCGGGTGCGGTGCTGTGGCGCACCGGCCGGGACGGCGTCGAGGTGGCGATCGCCCACCGGCCGCGTTACGACGACTGGTCGCTGCCCAAGGGAAAGCTGGACGACGGCGAGACCGTCCCGGCCGCGGCCGTGCGGGAGATCGAGGAGGAGACCGGCTTCCGGGCGGTGCTGGGGCGGCACCTGATGACGGTGCGGTACAGGGTGCCCGCCGGGCCGAAGATCGTCGACTACTTCAGCGCCGCGGCTGCTTCGGGTTCGTTCTCGCCCAACGAAGAGGTCGACGAGCTGCGCTGGCTGTCCCCGGTGGAGGCGGCGGGGTTGCTGTCCTACGACAGTGACCGCTCGGTGCTGGACGCGTTCACCGCGCTGCCCGCGGGCCTGTCGACCCTGCTGCTGGTGCGGCACGCGAAGGCGGGCAAGCGGGACGAGTGGCTGGGCGACGACGATCTGCGCCCGTTGTCCGCGGCAGGCGCCCGGCAGGCGGCCGCGTTGCGGGCCCTGCTGCCACTGTTCGGTCCGGACAGGGTGGTGTCGGCGCCGCGGTTGCGGTGCGAGCAGACGGTGCACGGCCTCGCAGACGACCTCGGCGTCATGGTGGAGCACGAGAACCTGGTGGCGGAGGAGTTCTACTGGGACGACCCGGTCGCGGGCCTGGCGCGCCTGCTGGGTTTCGTGGCGGGCGGGGCCACCCCGGTGGTCTGCAGCCAAGGCGGCGTCATCCCCGACGTGGTGTGGAGCCTGGCCGTGCGGGACGACGTCCGGTTACCCGTCGAGGACGACGAACGGGTGCCGAGCAAGAAGGGCTCGCTGTGGGTGCTGTCGTTCCAGGCATCCCCCGGCAACGGCGGTCCACGCCTGGTGGCGGCTGACTATCTGCCCACAGCACTGCCCACACCGGTGAGCAGCAGCGCATAA
- a CDS encoding HU family DNA-binding protein: protein MANKAQLIEALSERLGDKKVASQAVDNLVDIIIRTVQKGEKVNITGFGVFEKRARAARTARNPRTGETVKVKKTNVPAFRAGTTFKDVISGAKKLPKATAAKRTTASTRSAASTRSTGTTTRAASSRTTAKATTTRPTATRSTTTRTRAAAATKAAPKATASKTASKSTAAKSTTAKKATATKTAPKAAAKTTTAAKKATTTRKKK from the coding sequence ATGGCCAACAAGGCCCAGCTGATCGAGGCGCTCTCCGAGCGTCTGGGCGACAAGAAGGTTGCTTCCCAGGCTGTCGACAACCTCGTCGACATCATCATTCGCACCGTGCAGAAGGGCGAGAAGGTCAACATCACCGGTTTCGGTGTGTTCGAGAAGCGCGCCCGCGCGGCCCGCACCGCTCGCAACCCGCGCACCGGTGAGACGGTCAAGGTGAAGAAGACCAACGTTCCGGCCTTCCGCGCCGGCACGACCTTCAAGGACGTCATCAGCGGTGCCAAGAAGCTGCCGAAGGCCACGGCGGCGAAGCGCACGACGGCTTCGACCCGTAGCGCTGCCTCGACCCGCAGCACCGGCACCACCACGCGTGCCGCCTCCTCGCGGACCACCGCGAAGGCGACCACCACGCGTCCCACCGCGACCCGCAGCACCACGACCCGCACTCGCGCCGCGGCCGCCACCAAGGCCGCGCCGAAGGCCACCGCGTCGAAGACGGCTTCGAAGAGCACGGCGGCGAAGTCCACCACGGCCAAGAAGGCGACCGCGACGAAGACGGCCCCCAAGGCGGCGGCGAAGACCACCACCGCGGCCAAGAAGGCCACCACGACCCGGAAGAAGAAGTAA
- the leuD gene encoding 3-isopropylmalate dehydratase small subunit: MEPFKTHTGIGVPLRRSNVDTDQIIPAVYLKRVSRTGFEDGLFAAWRADESFILNQEPFKAGSVLVAGPDFGTGSSREHAVWALMNYGFRVVISSRFADIFRGNSGKQGLVAAQCEQADVEQLWKILENDPGAEVTVDLAEKTVRAKDFQTTFSIDDYTRWRLLEGLDDIALTLRHAGEIDRFEDERPSWKPVTTPVAAE, from the coding sequence ATGGAGCCGTTCAAGACGCACACCGGCATCGGAGTGCCCCTGCGCAGGTCCAACGTGGACACTGACCAGATCATCCCGGCCGTCTACCTCAAGCGGGTCAGCCGCACCGGTTTCGAGGACGGGCTGTTCGCGGCTTGGCGCGCGGACGAGAGCTTCATCCTCAACCAGGAACCCTTCAAGGCGGGTAGCGTGCTGGTCGCCGGGCCGGACTTCGGCACGGGATCCTCGCGCGAACACGCTGTCTGGGCATTGATGAACTACGGCTTCCGGGTCGTCATCTCCTCGCGCTTCGCCGACATCTTCCGGGGCAACTCGGGGAAGCAGGGTCTCGTGGCGGCCCAGTGCGAGCAGGCCGACGTCGAGCAGCTGTGGAAGATCCTCGAAAACGACCCCGGCGCCGAGGTCACGGTCGACCTCGCGGAGAAGACCGTGCGGGCCAAGGACTTCCAGACGACCTTCTCGATCGACGACTACACCCGCTGGCGGTTGCTGGAGGGGCTCGATGACATCGCTCTCACCCTCCGACACGCCGGAGAGATCGACCGGTTCGAGGACGAGCGTCCCAGCTGGAAGCCGGTGACCACGCCAGTGGCCGCCGAATAA